One window of the Carnobacterium maltaromaticum DSM 20342 genome contains the following:
- the msrA gene encoding peptide-methionine (S)-S-oxide reductase MsrA: protein MKEIAIFAGGCFWCMVAPFDEQPGIQQVLSGYTGGQTVNPTYEDVMSHKTGHTEAVEITFDPTIISYQELVDIYWQQTDPTDAMGQFQDRGDNYRPVIFVTGEKQREIAEHSKSQLEASGKYKKPIVTMIEEASVFYPAEEYHQNFYKKNPARYEAEQQERQAYEKENRRDGV, encoded by the coding sequence ATGAAGGAAATAGCAATTTTTGCTGGTGGCTGTTTTTGGTGTATGGTGGCGCCATTTGATGAACAACCAGGTATTCAGCAAGTTCTTTCTGGTTATACTGGTGGGCAAACAGTAAATCCTACTTATGAAGACGTTATGAGTCATAAGACGGGACATACAGAAGCTGTTGAGATAACTTTTGATCCAACTATTATTTCTTATCAAGAGCTTGTTGATATTTACTGGCAACAAACGGATCCAACAGATGCTATGGGGCAATTTCAAGATCGTGGGGATAATTATCGTCCAGTTATTTTTGTTACAGGTGAGAAACAACGAGAAATTGCTGAACACTCTAAAAGCCAGCTTGAAGCAAGTGGAAAATATAAAAAGCCAATTGTTACAATGATTGAAGAAGCGAGTGTTTTTTATCCAGCCGAAGAGTATCATCAAAATTTTTATAAGAAAAATCCTGCTCGCTACGAAGCTGAACAGCAAGAACGACAAGCGTATGAAAAAGAAAATAGAAGGGATGGTGTGTGA
- the deoD gene encoding purine-nucleoside phosphorylase translates to MSIHIEAQKGQIAETVLLPGDPLRAKYIAETFLTEVEQYNRVRNMFGYTGLYKGERISVQGTGMGLPSMMIYAEELITEYNVQNLIRVGTAGGMQKDVKVRDVVLAQAATTDSSINRNTFGGQVDFAPIADFDLLKTAYDIGTEKGLSLKVGNVLSADRFYNAELDKVKLANYGILAVEMEAAGLYSLAAKHNRKALAILTISDHIFTGEDTSSDERERTFTDMMIVALETGLKQK, encoded by the coding sequence ATGAGTATTCATATTGAAGCACAAAAAGGTCAAATTGCAGAAACAGTTTTATTGCCAGGTGATCCATTGCGAGCAAAGTATATTGCAGAAACATTCTTAACAGAAGTGGAACAATACAATCGAGTTCGGAATATGTTTGGCTATACAGGGCTTTATAAAGGTGAGCGTATCTCTGTACAAGGAACAGGTATGGGCTTACCTTCAATGATGATTTATGCAGAAGAATTAATAACGGAATACAATGTTCAAAATTTAATTCGCGTAGGGACTGCTGGCGGAATGCAAAAAGATGTAAAAGTTCGCGATGTTGTATTAGCGCAAGCAGCAACAACTGATTCAAGTATTAATCGAAATACTTTTGGTGGTCAAGTTGATTTTGCACCAATCGCTGATTTTGATTTATTGAAAACAGCCTACGATATAGGTACAGAAAAAGGTCTTTCTTTAAAAGTCGGCAATGTTTTATCGGCTGATCGCTTTTATAATGCTGAATTAGATAAAGTTAAATTGGCTAATTATGGAATTTTAGCAGTTGAAATGGAAGCAGCTGGATTATACAGTTTAGCCGCGAAACACAACCGTAAAGCATTAGCTATTTTAACCATTAGTGACCATATTTTTACTGGAGAAGACACCTCTTCTGATGAACGAGAGCGCACATTTACAGATATGATGATTGTTGCACTAGAAACAGGGTTAAAACAAAAATAA
- a CDS encoding YozE family protein, translating to MRQSFYHFLMTERNPHKRDEVSQFANDAFLDIAFPKQSESYHDISHYLEMNGEYLPSMRIFDEAWERYIEKMN from the coding sequence ATGAGACAATCTTTCTATCACTTTTTAATGACTGAACGAAATCCACATAAACGAGATGAAGTCAGTCAATTTGCTAATGATGCCTTTTTAGACATCGCTTTTCCAAAGCAATCAGAGAGTTATCATGATATTAGTCATTACCTAGAAATGAATGGAGAGTATTTACCCTCTATGCGCATTTTTGATGAGGCGTGGGAACGATACATTGAGAAAATGAATTAA